In Lysinibacillus sp. FSL M8-0337, the following proteins share a genomic window:
- a CDS encoding lactococcin 972 family bacteriocin, protein MLANKTVRMKIIVLALVALLLLPSGVYAVSHNTIQDPLIVATSTEATQSDQFNRRDISRKWLAPGPITQYPHEGGTWEYGFWNAKVRSYYTVDRCHGSTVELNGNQSRSIDTRAGERSIAELWAVQHPRHVDQYYYRVCD, encoded by the coding sequence ATGTTAGCCAATAAAACTGTAAGGATGAAAATAATAGTGTTAGCATTGGTGGCATTATTATTGTTGCCATCTGGGGTTTATGCAGTGTCTCATAATACTATTCAGGATCCTTTAATTGTTGCAACATCAACTGAGGCAACACAAAGTGATCAATTCAACCGAAGAGACATTTCTCGTAAATGGCTAGCACCAGGACCAATCACACAATATCCACATGAAGGTGGCACTTGGGAGTATGGATTTTGGAATGCTAAAGTTCGTTCATACTACACTGTGGATCGCTGTCATGGAAGCACAGTAGAATTGAATGGTAATCAATCTAGATCAATTGATACTAGAGCAGGCGAAAGATCTATTGCTGAACTTTGGGCAGTACAGCATCCTCGCCACGTTGATCAATATTACTACCGAGTATGCGATTAA
- a CDS encoding Nif3-like dinuclear metal center hexameric protein — MKSVNGQEIIQLFESWSPKHLACMENDPIGLAIGTLNKPVNKVLVTLDVNDAVADEAIAQGCELIIAHHPPIFRRLANIRTDNPAGQLYEKLIKHDIAVYAAHTNLDVAEGGVNDLLADALLLENRSILEETYAEDVLKLTVFVPTADADVLREALAKAGAGRIGRYEACSYTSSGEGRFRALEGANPHVGSIGELHVEEEVKVEVVLPASIKNRVLKALLNAHPYEEPAYDIIRLEQQTNRMGLGRVGYLPKEMLLQDFAEFVKKQLDVPTVRIVGDLQSTVRKIALVGGDGNKYIYTAKRAGADVFLTGDMYFHTAQDAQAIGLQIVDPGHHVEKVMIAGVAKKMATLCETKKYRVEFVQSTIHTEPFLFV, encoded by the coding sequence ATGAAATCAGTAAATGGTCAGGAAATTATACAACTATTTGAATCATGGTCACCAAAGCATCTTGCGTGTATGGAGAATGACCCAATTGGACTTGCCATTGGAACGTTAAATAAACCTGTAAACAAAGTATTAGTGACATTAGATGTGAATGACGCTGTAGCAGACGAAGCGATTGCCCAAGGCTGTGAACTGATTATAGCGCATCATCCGCCTATTTTCCGTCGACTAGCTAATATACGTACGGACAATCCTGCTGGACAATTATACGAAAAACTTATTAAACATGATATTGCGGTCTATGCAGCACATACAAACTTAGATGTAGCGGAAGGTGGCGTCAATGATTTATTAGCTGATGCATTGCTGCTCGAAAATCGTTCTATTTTAGAAGAAACGTATGCTGAGGATGTTTTAAAGCTAACCGTTTTTGTACCGACTGCTGATGCAGACGTGCTGCGTGAGGCATTAGCAAAAGCTGGAGCAGGTCGAATAGGTCGTTATGAAGCGTGCAGTTATACATCGAGTGGAGAAGGGCGTTTCCGTGCACTTGAAGGGGCAAATCCGCATGTTGGTTCTATTGGAGAATTACATGTCGAGGAAGAAGTCAAAGTGGAAGTGGTTTTGCCCGCGTCCATTAAAAATCGCGTATTGAAGGCACTGTTAAATGCCCATCCATATGAGGAGCCTGCGTATGATATCATTCGCTTGGAGCAACAAACGAATCGTATGGGATTAGGTCGTGTTGGCTATTTACCAAAAGAAATGCTGTTACAAGACTTTGCAGAGTTTGTAAAGAAACAACTAGATGTACCAACTGTTCGTATTGTCGGCGATTTGCAGTCAACAGTAAGAAAGATTGCACTAGTAGGTGGAGATGGAAATAAGTATATTTATACGGCAAAGCGTGCAGGTGCCGATGTGTTTTTAACAGGCGATATGTATTTCCATACGGCACAGGATGCACAAGCAATTGGTTTGCAAATTGTAGACCCAGGTCATCATGTTGAAAAAGTAATGATTGCAGGTGTTGCGAAAAAAATGGCAACATTGTGTGAGACAAAAAAATATAGAGTAGAATTTGTCCAATCGACTATTCATACAGAACCATTTTTATTTGTTTAA
- a CDS encoding tRNA (adenine(22)-N(1))-methyltransferase TrmK, protein MNAQKLSKRLETVAKFVPTGAVVADIGSDHAYLPCYLIHKGIATSAVAGEVVKGPYESALGQVKKEGLTEKITVRLADGLAAVEATDHVDTVTIAGMGGPLIVSILEKHPQSLQGVTRLILQPNIHAKVIREWALTNNWAILDEDILEEDEKIYEILVLQRGAMTLSPSDILFGPKLLLRKAPAFLKKWQREKENWQRVLQSIEGAEPTLEIEEKRAELTALLDLVEGAL, encoded by the coding sequence ATGAACGCACAAAAATTATCAAAACGTTTAGAAACAGTGGCAAAATTTGTTCCAACTGGTGCGGTTGTAGCAGATATTGGCAGTGATCATGCATATTTACCATGCTATTTAATCCATAAGGGGATTGCTACGAGCGCAGTAGCAGGTGAAGTTGTAAAAGGACCGTATGAATCGGCGCTAGGACAAGTTAAAAAAGAAGGGTTAACAGAAAAAATTACAGTTAGACTGGCGGATGGCTTAGCTGCAGTGGAGGCAACTGATCATGTAGATACTGTAACAATAGCTGGCATGGGTGGACCACTCATTGTGTCGATATTAGAGAAACATCCACAAAGCTTACAAGGTGTAACACGTCTAATTTTGCAACCTAACATTCATGCAAAAGTTATTCGGGAATGGGCTTTAACAAATAATTGGGCCATTCTTGATGAAGATATTTTAGAGGAAGATGAAAAAATCTACGAAATTCTTGTCTTACAAAGAGGAGCGATGACGTTATCTCCGTCAGATATCTTATTTGGTCCTAAATTATTGTTACGTAAAGCACCAGCTTTTTTAAAAAAATGGCAACGAGAAAAAGAAAATTGGCAACGTGTTTTACAGTCCATTGAAGGGGCAGAGCCAACTCTTGAAATTGAGGAAAAACGTGCTGAATTAACAGCACTACTTGATTTAGTGGAAGGAGCTTTATAG
- the cccA gene encoding cytochrome c550, whose amino-acid sequence MKNNPVVPYILILAFGIGLIFFMSLQGADNKKEIAAEQEGGGETTEANDDGSALVQTCIGCHGGDLTGGVGPNLHGLDEARIVDVLTNGIEGTPMTPGMKNEAEAKAIAEYISTLK is encoded by the coding sequence ATGAAAAACAATCCAGTCGTTCCTTACATCTTGATTCTGGCATTTGGTATAGGTCTTATTTTCTTCATGTCTTTACAAGGCGCAGATAACAAGAAAGAAATTGCTGCTGAACAAGAGGGCGGTGGCGAAACTACAGAAGCTAATGATGATGGTTCTGCATTAGTACAAACTTGTATCGGTTGTCACGGTGGTGACTTAACTGGTGGTGTTGGTCCAAACCTACACGGTTTAGATGAAGCTCGTATCGTAGACGTGTTAACAAACGGTATCGAAGGCACACCTATGACACCAGGAATGAAAAACGAAGCGGAAGCAAAAGCAATCGCTGAGTACATTTCTACTCTAAAATAG
- the rpoD gene encoding RNA polymerase sigma factor RpoD has translation MADKSERSKEVEVEITLDEAKKLLQEKAKTEGEISMKEISEKLMPYELENEEVFHFAEDLEKHKDIQIIGKEEFEEESLMKEEANEETFDLNDLSVPPGVKINDPVRMYLKEIGRVDLLSAEQEIALAERIEQGDEEARKRLAEANLRLVVSIAKRYVGRGMLFLDLIQEGNMGLIKAVEKFDYRKGFKFSTYATWWIRQAITRAIADQARTIRIPVHMVETINKLIRVQRQLLQDLGREPSPEEIGEEMDLTPEKVREILKIAQEPVSLETPIGEEDDSHLGDFIEDSEAQSPSDHAAYELLKEQLEDVLDTLTDREENVLRLRFGLDDGRTRTLEEVGKVFGVTRERIRQIEAKALRKLRHPSRSKRLKDFLE, from the coding sequence ATGGCGGACAAGTCTGAACGTTCAAAAGAGGTAGAAGTAGAAATTACATTAGATGAAGCAAAAAAATTACTACAAGAAAAGGCGAAAACAGAAGGTGAAATTTCGATGAAAGAAATTTCAGAGAAATTAATGCCTTATGAGTTGGAAAATGAAGAAGTTTTTCATTTCGCTGAAGATCTTGAAAAACATAAAGACATTCAAATTATTGGTAAAGAAGAATTTGAAGAAGAAAGCTTAATGAAAGAAGAAGCTAACGAAGAAACGTTCGATTTAAATGATTTAAGCGTACCACCAGGCGTAAAAATTAATGATCCTGTTCGTATGTATTTAAAAGAAATTGGTCGCGTGGATTTACTTTCTGCCGAGCAAGAAATTGCACTGGCAGAACGTATTGAGCAAGGGGATGAAGAAGCGCGTAAACGTTTAGCTGAAGCGAATTTACGTCTTGTTGTATCCATCGCCAAACGCTATGTGGGCCGTGGGATGTTATTCCTTGATTTAATTCAAGAGGGGAATATGGGACTTATTAAGGCAGTTGAAAAATTCGACTATCGTAAAGGTTTTAAGTTCTCAACTTACGCAACATGGTGGATTCGTCAAGCGATTACACGTGCGATTGCCGACCAAGCACGTACAATACGTATCCCTGTGCACATGGTAGAAACAATTAACAAATTAATTCGTGTGCAACGTCAATTATTACAGGACTTAGGTCGTGAGCCGTCTCCAGAAGAAATTGGCGAGGAAATGGATTTAACACCTGAAAAAGTACGTGAAATTTTAAAAATCGCGCAAGAACCAGTTTCTCTTGAAACGCCAATCGGTGAAGAAGACGATTCACACTTAGGGGACTTCATTGAAGACTCAGAGGCTCAATCTCCTTCTGATCATGCAGCCTATGAATTGTTAAAAGAACAGCTAGAAGATGTATTAGATACATTAACAGACCGTGAAGAAAACGTACTACGTTTACGTTTTGGCTTAGATGATGGACGTACACGCACGTTAGAAGAAGTAGGGAAAGTATTTGGTGTAACACGTGAACGTATTCGTCAAATTGAGGCAAAAGCACTTCGTAAATTGCGCCACCCTTCTCGCAGTAAACGTTTAAAAGATTTCTTAGAATAA
- the dnaG gene encoding DNA primase, whose protein sequence is MVMNLAGKIPEEVIEQIRTQSDIVDVISEYMQLTKRGRNWFGLCPFHGEQTPSFSVSTDKQIFHCFGCGAGGNAITFVMDIEGISFPDAVVKLGERVGVHLDVGPTLPQATTKISKAEERMKEAHAFAADFFHHLLLNTEDGEEPLNYLLERGFTRELIESNSIGWSLPSFDALTILLERKGYNLQEIADSGLVIKREGEERYFDRFRGRIMFPIRDENGKIIAFSGRILSSTGEEAKYLNSPESPIFQKSEVLYNLDKARTSIRKNRQVVLMEGFMDVLAATSVGVTNAVATMGTSLTNQHITKLKRLVEQVTICYDGDNAGFDAAKRAAQLLQTERMKVNVAVLPDKLDPDEYIQSLGGQAFKEQILEKPHTYIAFMMMHARRNKNFQFENDTLQYIQEVLEQLVGSSSPIERDLYIRQLSNETTISEEAIYAQFRKLEANQVRTAKVEMPTHTPSMPVTQRQKPMDAAERAERLLLAHMLHNIDVVDRVLRSEQKEPFVRDAYMAVFVRLVGFYEEYGHPDYQRFVEILDDAELRKIVMEAALVERDPDQSESEVTDSIRQLQKYRIEQEIHQKMHESKEAEKMHEYARALEIAQQIIHLRKSLSAI, encoded by the coding sequence ATGGTGATGAATTTGGCAGGGAAAATACCAGAAGAAGTGATTGAGCAGATTCGTACACAATCGGATATTGTCGATGTTATTAGCGAATATATGCAGCTAACAAAGCGCGGGCGCAATTGGTTTGGTCTCTGTCCTTTTCATGGAGAACAAACGCCATCTTTTTCTGTGTCAACAGACAAACAGATTTTTCATTGTTTTGGTTGCGGTGCAGGCGGTAATGCCATTACTTTCGTCATGGATATCGAAGGGATTTCTTTCCCGGATGCAGTCGTCAAACTAGGTGAACGTGTGGGCGTACATTTAGATGTTGGTCCAACTTTGCCTCAAGCGACGACAAAGATTTCAAAAGCGGAAGAAAGGATGAAAGAAGCCCATGCCTTTGCGGCAGATTTTTTTCATCATTTATTGCTGAACACAGAAGATGGGGAAGAGCCTTTAAATTATTTGCTAGAAAGAGGATTTACAAGGGAACTTATCGAATCTAATAGCATTGGATGGTCTCTCCCAAGCTTTGATGCATTAACGATATTGCTTGAAAGAAAAGGTTATAACTTACAAGAAATCGCAGATAGTGGTCTAGTAATCAAACGTGAAGGAGAAGAACGCTATTTTGATCGTTTTCGAGGGCGTATTATGTTTCCAATTCGTGATGAGAATGGTAAAATTATTGCCTTCTCAGGACGAATCTTGTCATCGACAGGTGAAGAGGCAAAATATTTAAATAGTCCAGAATCACCAATTTTTCAAAAGAGTGAAGTGCTATATAACCTAGACAAAGCACGAACCTCTATTAGAAAAAATCGTCAAGTAGTGTTGATGGAAGGTTTTATGGATGTTTTAGCTGCCACTTCAGTTGGTGTAACAAATGCCGTAGCAACTATGGGTACTTCGCTTACGAATCAGCATATCACAAAGCTAAAACGCTTAGTAGAGCAAGTTACGATTTGCTATGACGGTGATAACGCTGGATTTGATGCGGCGAAAAGAGCGGCACAGTTACTACAAACGGAGCGCATGAAAGTGAATGTTGCGGTGCTACCAGATAAACTAGATCCTGATGAGTATATTCAAAGTCTAGGTGGACAGGCTTTTAAGGAACAGATTTTGGAAAAACCACATACGTATATTGCTTTTATGATGATGCATGCTAGACGAAATAAGAATTTTCAGTTTGAAAATGATACGCTTCAATATATTCAAGAAGTACTCGAACAATTAGTGGGTAGCTCCTCACCGATTGAACGAGATTTGTATATCCGACAGCTATCGAATGAAACAACGATTTCGGAAGAAGCGATTTATGCCCAATTCCGAAAACTAGAGGCAAATCAGGTACGCACTGCGAAAGTGGAAATGCCAACGCATACACCTTCGATGCCAGTCACGCAGCGACAAAAGCCTATGGACGCAGCAGAACGTGCCGAACGTTTATTACTGGCTCATATGCTTCATAATATAGATGTAGTGGACAGGGTATTACGTAGTGAGCAAAAAGAGCCTTTTGTACGAGATGCATATATGGCTGTATTTGTTCGATTGGTAGGATTTTATGAGGAATATGGTCACCCAGATTATCAGCGTTTTGTCGAGATATTAGATGACGCTGAATTACGCAAAATTGTGATGGAAGCGGCTTTAGTGGAAAGGGATCCAGACCAATCAGAGTCAGAGGTTACAGATTCTATTCGACAGCTTCAAAAATATAGAATTGAGCAGGAAATTCATCAAAAGATGCATGAGTCAAAGGAAGCGGAGAAGATGCACGAGTATGCGCGTGCACTTGAAATCGCCCAACAGATTATTCATTTAAGAAAATCGTTATCGGCGATTTAA
- a CDS encoding pyruvate, water dikinase regulatory protein, translated as MKRLRVFVVSDSVGETGDQVAKAVISQFRPGLENTIIRRFPHIQTEELVRKIVCLAAKQKAFVVYTLVRQDMRTLLHDLCEKEKVHAVDILGPALKSMATFMEEMPLETPGIVHQLDDDYFKKIEAIEFAVKYDDGRDPRGLLLADIVLVGVSRTSKTPLSQYLAHKRYKVANVPLVPEVAPPEELFKIDPKKCFGLVISPDKLNSIRKERLMTLGLNDDAIYAQHVRILEEIQHFEQVVEKIGCKVIDVTNKAVEETANIIIEQLASCK; from the coding sequence ATGAAAAGACTACGAGTTTTTGTTGTATCTGATTCAGTCGGCGAAACTGGGGATCAAGTAGCCAAAGCGGTAATTAGCCAGTTCCGACCAGGCTTGGAAAACACGATTATTCGGCGCTTTCCACATATTCAAACAGAGGAGCTTGTTCGAAAAATTGTGTGCCTCGCTGCAAAACAGAAGGCATTTGTTGTCTATACACTTGTTCGACAAGACATGCGTACATTACTACATGATTTATGTGAGAAAGAAAAAGTACATGCTGTAGATATTTTAGGACCAGCGTTGAAATCAATGGCAACATTTATGGAAGAAATGCCATTAGAGACACCGGGCATTGTGCATCAACTTGATGACGACTATTTTAAAAAAATTGAGGCGATAGAATTTGCGGTGAAATATGATGATGGCAGAGATCCACGAGGCTTATTGCTAGCTGATATCGTACTTGTGGGTGTTTCACGTACATCAAAAACGCCTCTTTCACAGTATTTAGCACATAAACGTTATAAGGTGGCAAATGTACCATTAGTCCCGGAGGTCGCGCCACCAGAAGAATTATTTAAAATTGATCCAAAAAAATGCTTTGGTTTAGTTATCTCGCCTGATAAATTAAATTCGATACGAAAAGAAAGATTAATGACGTTAGGATTAAATGATGATGCTATCTATGCTCAGCATGTACGCATTTTAGAGGAGATACAACATTTTGAACAAGTTGTTGAGAAAATAGGTTGTAAAGTGATTGATGTAACGAATAAAGCTGTAGAGGAAACGGCGAATATTATTATTGAACAGCTTGCAAGCTGTAAATAA
- a CDS encoding helix-turn-helix transcriptional regulator, producing the protein MSPIELNKRQEDILQIVKENGPITGEHIAERLNLTRATLRPDLAILTMAGFLDARPRVGYFYSGKKTSVTLTDSINNLKVKDFHSGPVVVPETMTVYDAICFMFSEDVGTLFVVDKNEFLTGVLSRKDLLRTSIGTQDLNKIPVHIIMTRMPNISYCERSDSLVVAANKLIEREVDSLPVIEPQEGGLTIVGRLTKTTITRAFLSLAQNV; encoded by the coding sequence GTGAGTCCAATCGAACTCAATAAACGTCAGGAAGACATTTTACAAATTGTGAAAGAGAACGGCCCGATAACAGGGGAACATATTGCAGAACGTCTCAATCTGACAAGAGCGACTTTAAGACCAGATTTAGCCATTTTGACAATGGCTGGCTTTTTAGATGCTAGACCAAGAGTTGGTTATTTCTATTCTGGTAAAAAAACATCCGTAACATTAACGGATAGCATTAACAATTTAAAAGTTAAAGATTTTCACTCTGGACCTGTTGTTGTACCTGAAACAATGACAGTATATGATGCCATTTGCTTCATGTTTTCAGAGGATGTCGGAACCCTTTTCGTTGTCGATAAAAACGAATTTTTGACAGGTGTTCTGTCTCGTAAAGATTTACTGCGTACAAGTATTGGCACGCAGGATTTAAATAAAATTCCTGTACATATTATTATGACACGAATGCCAAATATCTCGTACTGTGAAAGATCTGATTCGTTAGTTGTTGCAGCTAATAAGCTAATAGAACGAGAAGTAGATTCATTACCGGTAATCGAGCCACAAGAGGGTGGATTGACGATTGTAGGTCGTCTAACTAAAACGACCATTACACGTGCTTTCCTTTCGCTTGCGCAAAATGTCTAA
- a CDS encoding glycine--tRNA ligase — MANKSMETIVSLAKHRGFVFPGSEIYGGLANTWDYGPLGVELKNNVKKAWWQKFVQESEHNVGIDAAILMNPKAWVASGHVGNFNDPMVDCKACKARHRADKIIEDAALAKGDEIIVDGMTFDQMKETMVKYDVVCPDCGKADFTDIRQFNLMFKTFQGVTESSTNEIYLRPETAQGIFVNFKNVQRSMRKRTPFGIAQIGKSFRNEITPGNFTFRTREFEQMELEFFCKPGEDLEWHAYWKEFCKNWLLNLGMKEDSMRLRDHEEDELSHYSNATTDIEFKFPFGWGELWGVADRTDYDLKQHMEHSGEDFTYIDPVTNERYVPYCIEPSLGADRVTLAFLCDAYDEEELEGDDKRTVLRFHPALAPFKAAVLPLSKKLSDEAADVWSALRKSFPVDFDESQSIGKRYRRQDEIGTPFCITFDFDSKEDGQVTVRHRDSMEQVRMPIADVKAYIEKHLQF; from the coding sequence ATGGCTAACAAATCAATGGAAACAATTGTATCTTTAGCAAAGCATCGTGGCTTTGTCTTCCCAGGTTCTGAAATCTACGGAGGTTTGGCAAATACTTGGGATTATGGTCCACTTGGTGTTGAATTAAAAAACAATGTCAAAAAAGCTTGGTGGCAAAAATTTGTCCAAGAATCTGAACATAACGTTGGGATTGATGCAGCTATCCTGATGAATCCAAAAGCATGGGTTGCATCTGGTCACGTTGGCAACTTCAACGACCCAATGGTAGACTGTAAAGCTTGTAAAGCGCGTCACCGCGCAGATAAAATCATTGAAGATGCTGCACTAGCAAAAGGTGATGAAATTATCGTTGATGGTATGACATTCGATCAAATGAAAGAAACAATGGTGAAATACGATGTTGTCTGCCCTGATTGTGGCAAAGCAGATTTCACTGATATTCGTCAGTTCAACTTAATGTTTAAAACATTCCAAGGTGTAACAGAATCTTCAACAAACGAAATTTACCTTCGTCCAGAAACAGCACAAGGAATTTTCGTTAACTTTAAAAACGTACAACGTTCTATGCGTAAACGTACACCATTTGGTATTGCACAAATCGGGAAGTCTTTCCGTAACGAAATTACGCCAGGGAACTTTACATTCCGTACTCGTGAATTTGAACAAATGGAGCTTGAATTTTTCTGCAAGCCTGGTGAAGATCTTGAGTGGCATGCTTATTGGAAAGAATTCTGTAAAAACTGGTTACTGAACTTAGGTATGAAAGAAGATTCTATGCGTCTACGTGACCACGAGGAAGACGAATTATCGCATTACTCAAATGCAACAACTGATATTGAATTTAAATTCCCATTCGGCTGGGGCGAGCTTTGGGGTGTAGCTGATCGCACAGACTACGACTTAAAACAACATATGGAACATTCAGGCGAAGATTTCACTTATATTGATCCAGTAACAAACGAGCGCTATGTACCATATTGTATCGAACCATCTTTAGGTGCTGACCGTGTAACATTAGCATTTTTATGTGACGCCTACGATGAAGAGGAGCTTGAAGGTGATGACAAACGTACCGTATTACGTTTCCACCCTGCTTTAGCACCATTTAAAGCAGCCGTTCTTCCACTTTCTAAAAAATTATCTGATGAAGCAGCAGATGTATGGTCAGCGTTACGCAAATCATTCCCTGTTGATTTTGATGAGTCTCAATCAATCGGTAAACGCTACCGCCGTCAAGACGAAATCGGTACGCCATTCTGTATTACATTCGATTTCGATTCAAAAGAAGATGGTCAAGTAACTGTTCGTCATCGTGATTCAATGGAACAAGTACGTATGCCAATCGCGGATGTAAAAGCATATATCGAAAAGCATCTTCAATTTTAA